In the Brevundimonas sp. LM2 genome, GGCGTGCTGGTCTTCCTGATCATGCTGGCCGAGGCCGCGATCCGTCGCCGCGCCGGCGTCGCCAACCCCTGGGGCGAGGGCGCCACGACGCTGGAGTGGACCCTGTCCTCCCCGCCGCCGCACCACCAGTTCAACGAGCTGCCGGTGGTCAAGGCCGACGTCCACTAGACCCGTTCCGTTCATGCCAAGGACGAGGGCCGTCTCCCGACCGGGAGGCGGCCCTCTGACATTTCAAATGACCCAGACCCCTGCAACCGACACGCCGACCGTCTCGACCACCCAGCCGGAGGACTATTTCCAGCTGCTGAAGCCGCGCGTGATGTCGCTGGTGGTGTTCACGGCCCTGACCGGGCTCGTCGTGGCCCCGGGCGCGATCAATCCCTTCGTCGGCGCCATCGCCGTGCTGTGCATCGCCATCGGGGCCGGCGCGGCGGGGGCCTTCAACATGGCGCTGGAAGGCGAGACCGACGCCCTGATGCGCCGCACGCGTGGCCGTCCCGTGGCGGCCGGACGGTTGAAGAAGAACGACGCCATGGCCTTCGGCGTCGTGCTGTCGGTCTTCTCCGTCATGCTGCTGGGCATGAACACCAACTGGTTCGCGGCCGGTCTGCTGCTGGCGACTATCGTCTACTACGCCGTCTTCTACACCCTGATGCTGAAACGGCGGACACCCCAGAACATCGTCATCGGCGGCGCGGCCGGGGCCTTTCCACCGGTGATCGGCTGGGCGGCCGCGACGGGGGACGCGCCGTGGCAGGCCTGGCTGCTGTTCGCCATCATCTTCCTGTGGACCCCGCCCCACAGCTGGGCCCTGGCCCTGTATTCCACCGGCGACTACGCCAAGGCGGGCATCCCGATGATGCCGGTGGCGCGCGGGGCCAAATCGACCCGGCTGCAGATCCTGCTCTACAGCCTGGTGCTGGTGCCCGTGGCCATCGCGCCGGGCTTCACGGGTCTGGGCGGGCCCGTCTACCTGGCCGTTTCCATCGGCGGCGGCCTGATGTTCCTGGTGCTGGCGCTGCGGATCTGGCGTTCGCGCGCCGGGGACGCTCCGGACAAGGCCGAGGCCGTGGGGCGAGAGGCCGCATTGTATGACGTGCGCGCAGAGGCCAAACCGGCGCGCAATCTTTTCGCCTTCTCGATCCTTTATCTGATGGCCCTGTTCGCGGCCCTTCTGGTCGAGAGCTTCGGCCTTCCCGGGATCTGATCCATGCCTGTCTATCTGACGCCTGAACAACTCGCCGCCCGCAACAAGCGCAGCCTCTGGATCGCGCTCGGACTGGTGGCCTTCATCCTGCTGATCTTCTCCACCACCTTCCTGCGGATGCAGCGCAACCTGGCGGATCGGGAGGCCCAGCAGCAGGCGATCGCGGAGCGCTCGCGCTGATGAAGCCGAAGCTGAGTTCCAAGAACGCCATCGCCCTGGCCTGCGCGGCAGGGGTCTTGACCATGACCGGCGCGGCCTTCGCCGCGGTGCCGCTCTATCAGCTGTTCTGCCAGGTGACGGGTTTCGACGGCACCGTCCGTCGCGCGGACGCCGCCCCGACCGAGATGCTGGACCAACTGGTGACCGTTCGCTTCGACACCAATGTCCGCAACCTGCCGATGACCTTCCGCGCCGAGCAGGTGACGCAGAAGGTCCGGATCGGCGAGACGGGCCTGGCCTATTTCGACGTCACCAACACCTCGGACCAGCCGATCCAGGCGCGCGCGGGCTACAATGTCGTGCCGGAGCGGACCGGCCAGTATTTCCAGAAGCTGCAGTGCTTCTGTTTCGACGACCAGACGATCGCCGCCGGCGAGACCCGCAAATTCCCGGTCCAGTATTTCGTGGCCCCCGAGATGGCCTCCGACGCCGAGACCAGAGGCGTTCAGGAGATCACGCTCAGCTACACCTTCTATCCCGTATCCGACGACGAAACGCCCGCCACCACTGGCGCGGGCTGATCGGCGACGCTATAGCCGCTGCCAACCGCCCCATCTGACGATTTCAGAGACCGTAAGACGCATGGACCACGCTTCTCCCAAGCACGACTACCATCTGGTCGATCCCAGCCCCTGGCCGCTGATCTCTTCCATGGCGACCGTCGTCATGATGG is a window encoding:
- a CDS encoding cytochrome c oxidase assembly protein, with the translated sequence MKPKLSSKNAIALACAAGVLTMTGAAFAAVPLYQLFCQVTGFDGTVRRADAAPTEMLDQLVTVRFDTNVRNLPMTFRAEQVTQKVRIGETGLAYFDVTNTSDQPIQARAGYNVVPERTGQYFQKLQCFCFDDQTIAAGETRKFPVQYFVAPEMASDAETRGVQEITLSYTFYPVSDDETPATTGAG
- the cyoE gene encoding heme o synthase, with the translated sequence MTQTPATDTPTVSTTQPEDYFQLLKPRVMSLVVFTALTGLVVAPGAINPFVGAIAVLCIAIGAGAAGAFNMALEGETDALMRRTRGRPVAAGRLKKNDAMAFGVVLSVFSVMLLGMNTNWFAAGLLLATIVYYAVFYTLMLKRRTPQNIVIGGAAGAFPPVIGWAAATGDAPWQAWLLFAIIFLWTPPHSWALALYSTGDYAKAGIPMMPVARGAKSTRLQILLYSLVLVPVAIAPGFTGLGGPVYLAVSIGGGLMFLVLALRIWRSRAGDAPDKAEAVGREAALYDVRAEAKPARNLFAFSILYLMALFAALLVESFGLPGI